In a genomic window of Aeromicrobium panaciterrae:
- a CDS encoding fumarylacetoacetate hydrolase family protein: protein MRIARFAGDDDPRFGVIGDDNGVPTIAVLNGDPLYAGLNLSGQKIPLADVRLLAPVIPRSKVVCVGKNYAGHAAEMGGEVPAEPLIFLKPNTSVIGPGDPIFYPTQSEDVHYEAELAVVIGRICRDIAAEDAAKVIFGYTVANDVTARDLQAKDGQWARAKGFDTFCPLGPWIETDFDPSSVGVTTRLESLGGGDELKQNGNTSDMFFKVPEIIEYISSFMTLLPGDVILTGTPEGVGPMHPGDSVSVTVEGIGTLTNPVVSHD from the coding sequence ATGAGAATTGCACGTTTCGCGGGTGACGACGATCCCCGTTTTGGAGTCATTGGCGATGACAACGGGGTCCCCACGATCGCGGTGCTCAACGGCGATCCGCTGTACGCCGGGCTCAACCTGAGTGGTCAGAAGATCCCGCTGGCAGACGTACGTCTCCTCGCTCCGGTCATCCCGCGCAGCAAGGTTGTGTGTGTCGGCAAGAACTACGCCGGGCACGCTGCGGAGATGGGCGGTGAGGTGCCGGCCGAGCCGCTGATCTTCCTCAAGCCCAACACCAGCGTCATCGGTCCTGGCGACCCGATCTTCTACCCCACGCAGAGCGAGGACGTGCACTACGAGGCCGAGCTCGCCGTGGTGATCGGCCGCATCTGCCGCGACATCGCCGCTGAGGACGCCGCGAAGGTGATCTTCGGCTACACCGTCGCCAACGACGTCACCGCACGAGACCTGCAGGCCAAGGACGGTCAGTGGGCTCGCGCCAAGGGCTTCGACACGTTCTGCCCGCTCGGACCATGGATCGAGACAGACTTCGACCCGTCGAGCGTCGGCGTCACCACAAGGCTCGAGAGCCTGGGCGGGGGAGACGAGCTCAAGCAGAACGGCAACACCTCAGACATGTTCTTCAAGGTGCCCGAGATCATCGAGTACATCTCGTCCTTCATGACGCTGCTGCCCGGCGACGTGATCCTCACCGGCACACCGGAGGGCGTCGGTCCGATGCACCCGGGTGACTCGGTCAGCGTCACCGTCGAAGGCATCGGCACCCTCACGAACCCGGTGGTTTCGCATGACTAG
- a CDS encoding MCE family protein, with protein sequence MKNFSTRQIGIAGVVGTVIMGLFVLALSVIPFGQKHYSALMEHSAGLRVGEEVQVAGVGVGEVRDIKLEGKHVRVEFTLDKDIELGSQSRAAVKVATLLGTHFLDVTAKKGGDLKDDTIPLAQTSVPYNLQDVIDGGSGALNALDGEAISDSMTVLAEALRGTPVAAREAIDGVARLTEVAGKRSDQMRALLAATNDVTDDLVRNKERIIDLLEQSSLVLHELTSRRDAIDQLLTDSQRLARAVIGVLDDTEKDFTPLMRDLTKALDTMKSQKKSLTQSIDGLATMATYFANATGNGRWLDLKVPAPLGDNLTCAARGPAC encoded by the coding sequence ATGAAGAATTTCAGCACCCGACAGATAGGGATCGCCGGCGTCGTCGGCACGGTGATCATGGGCCTGTTCGTGCTCGCGCTCAGCGTGATCCCGTTCGGGCAGAAGCATTACTCGGCTCTCATGGAGCACTCGGCAGGACTGCGAGTGGGCGAGGAAGTGCAGGTCGCGGGTGTCGGCGTCGGCGAAGTTCGCGATATCAAGCTCGAGGGCAAGCACGTACGCGTCGAATTCACGCTCGACAAGGACATCGAGCTGGGCAGTCAGTCGCGCGCCGCGGTCAAGGTGGCGACGCTGCTGGGCACGCACTTCCTCGACGTCACGGCCAAGAAGGGTGGCGACCTCAAAGACGACACAATCCCGCTGGCCCAGACGTCCGTGCCCTACAACCTGCAAGACGTCATCGACGGCGGCAGCGGCGCATTGAACGCGCTCGACGGCGAAGCGATCAGCGACTCGATGACAGTGCTGGCCGAAGCCCTGCGGGGTACGCCGGTTGCCGCCCGTGAGGCAATCGACGGCGTTGCGAGGCTGACTGAGGTTGCTGGCAAGCGTTCCGACCAGATGCGGGCGCTGCTCGCCGCCACCAACGACGTCACGGATGACCTGGTTCGCAACAAGGAACGCATCATCGACCTGCTCGAGCAGTCGTCGCTCGTACTTCACGAACTCACCAGCAGGCGCGACGCAATCGACCAGCTGCTCACGGACAGCCAGCGGCTGGCCCGCGCCGTGATCGGTGTTCTTGACGACACCGAGAAGGACTTCACGCCGCTGATGAGAGACCTCACCAAGGCGCTCGACACCATGAAGTCGCAGAAGAAGTCACTGACGCAGTCGATCGACGGACTCGCCACGATGGCGACCTATTTCGCCAACGCGACCGGCAACGGTCGGTGGCTCGACCTCAAGGTCCCAGCTCCGCTCGGCGACAACCTCACCTGCGCAGCGAGGGGGCCAGCATGCTGA
- a CDS encoding NAD(P)/FAD-dependent oxidoreductase, with the protein MLDAIVIGGGPAGLQATLTLGRMHRDVLLLDSGTYRNATVEHMQNFITHDGRDPAELRRLARKDIAAYDTAEIREVTVDSVRRTGDTFEVIVGDEVLATRKIVLATGVRDTLPDVPGIAEAWGREIAHCPYCHGHEFAGERVAILGTERAEHLTALLGNIASELIVLDEDSVREVERTNFGLRITLDDETIGVGGMFIATQVSQQAPFAEQLGVDLYESGFVQIDAMGRTNVPGVFAAGDLGHVPALPGPMPSVATAIAAGVIAGSVCNMELAM; encoded by the coding sequence ATGCTTGACGCCATCGTCATCGGCGGGGGACCAGCGGGCCTACAGGCCACGCTCACTCTCGGCCGTATGCACCGCGACGTACTGCTCCTCGACTCCGGCACCTACCGCAACGCCACGGTCGAGCACATGCAGAACTTCATCACCCACGACGGCCGCGACCCTGCTGAGCTGCGCCGGCTCGCGCGCAAGGACATCGCCGCATACGACACCGCCGAGATCCGCGAGGTGACCGTCGACTCGGTACGCCGCACGGGTGACACCTTCGAGGTGATCGTCGGCGACGAAGTGCTCGCCACTCGCAAGATCGTGCTCGCCACCGGCGTGCGCGACACGCTCCCTGACGTGCCCGGCATCGCCGAGGCCTGGGGTCGCGAGATCGCCCACTGCCCGTACTGCCACGGCCACGAGTTCGCCGGTGAGCGCGTCGCGATCCTCGGCACCGAGCGCGCCGAACACCTCACCGCCCTGCTCGGCAACATCGCCAGCGAGCTCATCGTGCTCGACGAGGACTCCGTACGCGAAGTCGAGCGCACCAACTTCGGCCTCCGCATCACCCTCGACGACGAGACGATCGGGGTCGGCGGCATGTTCATCGCGACCCAGGTGTCGCAGCAGGCACCGTTCGCCGAGCAGCTCGGCGTGGACCTATACGAGTCCGGGTTCGTCCAGATCGACGCCATGGGCCGCACCAACGTTCCCGGCGTCTTCGCGGCCGGCGACCTGGGCCACGTACCCGCGTTGCCCGGCCCGATGCCATCCGTTGCGACAGCCATCGCCGCGGGAGTCATCGCCGGCTCGGTCTGCAACATGGAGCTCGCCATGTGA
- a CDS encoding MlaD family protein — MRRRVHRKHFVAAIGLLGIFLATIAYLYGAILDGSLTKRPVHVAVELEETGGLFGGSGVTYRGVRVGKVESVKLDDGRIVAMLNLEPSAHVPADSEAAVRTLSPAGEQYLDFQPTASKGPWLKNGDTIEATHTATPTSIATALESIDSLMSQIDSDDLATVLDELHTAFSDTDDLSRILTSGSHLVDLLDESWPQTLRTLENARTVLRTGVESKDQFVELSSSLKSLTASLEEYDPKLRSILDKTPKQVKEIRALTASIANVLPDFLTAADDLTGTLADRDPHLRQLLTDFPNGLQRLADTIVEGFLRVNMLVSPGEVCSYGVDQPSPRSTDREPLVHGRECTANVSGQQRGSAHVPAPLR; from the coding sequence ATGAGGCGCCGCGTCCACCGCAAGCACTTCGTGGCCGCGATCGGCCTGCTCGGGATCTTCCTGGCGACCATCGCGTACCTGTACGGAGCCATCCTCGACGGCTCGCTGACAAAACGCCCGGTGCACGTCGCCGTAGAGCTGGAGGAGACCGGCGGTCTTTTCGGCGGATCCGGTGTCACCTACCGCGGCGTACGAGTCGGCAAAGTCGAGAGCGTGAAGCTCGACGACGGCCGGATCGTCGCGATGCTCAACCTCGAGCCGTCGGCACACGTACCGGCTGACAGCGAGGCTGCCGTACGTACGCTGTCGCCGGCTGGCGAGCAGTACCTCGACTTCCAGCCCACTGCATCCAAGGGGCCGTGGCTCAAGAACGGCGACACGATAGAGGCGACGCATACGGCGACGCCGACCTCGATTGCCACCGCGCTGGAGTCGATCGACTCGCTGATGTCGCAGATCGACTCTGACGACCTAGCCACAGTGCTCGACGAGTTGCATACCGCCTTCAGCGACACCGACGACCTCAGCCGCATCCTCACGTCAGGCTCCCACCTTGTTGACCTCCTCGATGAGAGCTGGCCCCAGACCCTGCGCACGCTCGAGAACGCTCGCACAGTCCTGCGCACAGGGGTCGAGAGCAAGGACCAGTTCGTTGAGCTGTCCAGCTCATTGAAGTCGTTGACGGCATCGCTGGAGGAGTACGACCCCAAGCTCCGATCGATCCTCGACAAGACGCCGAAGCAGGTGAAGGAGATCCGCGCGCTGACCGCCTCGATTGCGAACGTCCTGCCCGACTTCCTGACCGCTGCCGACGATCTCACTGGCACGCTGGCCGATCGTGATCCACACTTGCGTCAGCTGCTCACTGACTTCCCGAACGGACTGCAGCGTCTCGCCGACACCATCGTGGAGGGCTTCTTGCGCGTCAACATGCTCGTCTCGCCGGGTGAGGTCTGCTCGTACGGTGTCGACCAGCCGTCGCCACGCTCAACCGACCGCGAGCCTCTCGTTCATGGCCGTGAATGCACCGCGAACGTCAGCGGCCAGCAGCGCGGCTCGGCCCACGTACCGGCGCCGCTGCGATGA
- a CDS encoding ABC transporter permease, with protein MGWARQTGEKALDGVAVIGAQATFVRRTLQSIPAAMTTYRQETFRVLADISWGSGALVVGGGTIGVMILLAVSAGTSLGIEGFNGLETIGLAPLTGFVSAIVNTRELAPLIAALALAAQVGCRFTAQLGTMRTSEEIDALSVISVPPMQYLIATRVVASMLAILPLYLIGLVGSYIASQAAVTVLFGQPKGTYLHYFQTFISSGDIWLSVAKVLVFAFAVTLIHCWYGFMANGGAQGVGEATGRAIRASIVIVVLLDMVMTLLFWGGNPGVRISG; from the coding sequence ATGGGCTGGGCGCGGCAGACCGGCGAAAAGGCGCTCGACGGCGTCGCCGTCATCGGTGCGCAGGCGACCTTCGTACGACGCACGCTGCAGTCGATCCCCGCTGCGATGACGACGTACCGGCAAGAGACCTTCCGTGTCCTCGCCGACATCAGCTGGGGCAGTGGTGCCCTCGTGGTCGGCGGCGGAACGATCGGCGTGATGATCCTGCTCGCCGTCTCAGCAGGCACATCCCTGGGCATCGAGGGCTTCAACGGGCTCGAGACGATCGGTCTGGCGCCGCTCACGGGCTTCGTGTCCGCGATCGTCAACACACGTGAACTGGCACCGCTGATCGCGGCCTTGGCGCTTGCCGCTCAGGTGGGCTGCCGGTTCACGGCACAACTCGGCACGATGCGCACGAGCGAGGAGATCGATGCGCTCTCGGTCATCAGCGTGCCGCCCATGCAGTACCTGATTGCCACCCGCGTCGTAGCCTCGATGCTCGCGATCCTGCCGCTCTACCTGATCGGTCTGGTCGGCTCTTACATCGCGTCACAGGCTGCGGTCACAGTGCTTTTCGGGCAACCCAAGGGCACCTATCTGCACTATTTCCAGACGTTCATCAGCTCGGGAGACATCTGGCTATCGGTGGCCAAGGTGCTGGTGTTTGCGTTCGCTGTGACGCTCATCCACTGCTGGTACGGCTTCATGGCGAACGGTGGCGCCCAGGGCGTCGGCGAAGCCACGGGTCGCGCGATTCGCGCCAGCATCGTGATCGTCGTGCTACTCGACATGGTCATGACCCTGCTGTTCTGGGGCGGCAATCCCGGCGTGCGGATCTCGGGGTGA
- a CDS encoding MCE family protein has protein sequence MLKRLLVVLVLVVTPLSGCGGSGPTTVTAQFSDAAGLFEGNDVGVLGVRVGSVTKVEPKGDHVDVTLQIDDGVKVPAKAGAVIVSRSVATDRYVELTPVYDSGPVLASGTVLSLARTRTPVEFDDLLASLTDISDELAGQDKTAPLNELLETGAKTLDGKGKKISESMHGLADTLGTLDDASGDIKGTLDNLDQLTQTLADNDALIRRFNGEVTSAASMLDDQHEAIESTFTILSAMLQRVAAFSHDHRAKIASQIKDITSLSNTLLEHRKGLEDAVSTLPLMMQNVDRAIDEDDRLNMRTRPGDLIPAQDVVNLLCESLPPAVCDATGLENLSLLDVLGAIAGVKS, from the coding sequence ATGCTGAAACGTCTGCTCGTTGTCCTCGTGCTCGTCGTGACCCCGCTGTCGGGTTGCGGCGGATCCGGTCCGACCACAGTCACTGCCCAGTTCAGCGATGCCGCTGGACTCTTTGAAGGCAACGATGTCGGCGTGCTGGGCGTACGAGTCGGCAGCGTCACCAAGGTGGAACCCAAGGGCGACCACGTCGACGTCACGCTCCAGATCGACGACGGCGTAAAGGTGCCCGCCAAGGCTGGCGCAGTCATCGTCTCTCGCTCGGTCGCGACGGACCGGTACGTCGAGCTGACGCCGGTCTACGATTCCGGTCCCGTCCTCGCGTCAGGAACCGTGCTGTCGCTCGCTCGTACGCGTACGCCGGTCGAGTTCGATGACCTTCTCGCGTCGTTGACTGACATCTCCGACGAACTGGCAGGTCAGGACAAGACCGCGCCGCTGAACGAGCTGTTGGAGACCGGTGCCAAGACGCTCGACGGTAAGGGCAAGAAGATCTCGGAGAGCATGCACGGCCTCGCCGACACCCTGGGCACACTCGACGACGCCTCCGGCGACATCAAGGGCACGCTCGACAACCTCGATCAGCTCACGCAGACCCTCGCCGACAACGATGCGCTGATCCGTCGCTTCAACGGCGAGGTCACTTCGGCCGCGTCGATGCTCGACGACCAGCATGAGGCAATCGAGTCGACGTTCACGATCCTGTCGGCGATGTTGCAGCGGGTGGCTGCGTTCTCACACGACCACCGCGCCAAGATCGCCAGCCAGATCAAGGACATCACCTCGCTGTCGAACACGCTGCTTGAGCACCGCAAGGGTCTTGAGGACGCGGTGTCGACCCTGCCGCTGATGATGCAGAACGTCGACCGCGCGATTGACGAGGACGACCGACTCAACATGCGTACGCGACCCGGCGACCTCATACCGGCGCAGGACGTCGTCAACTTGCTGTGCGAGTCGCTACCGCCGGCCGTCTGCGACGCCACGGGGCTCGAGAATCTGTCGCTGCTCGACGTCCTCGGCGCAATCGCGGGGGTGAAGTCATGA
- the gltX gene encoding glutamate--tRNA ligase — MTRPVVARFCPSPTGNPHVGMARTALFSWAFARHNQGKFVFRIEDTDTSRDNEESYQLLIDVMRWLGLDWDEGPEVGGPNGPYRQSERMDIYADVAKQLLESGHAYKAYDTAEELEERRNAARAAGKPSGYDGLHRDLTPEQQAAYEAEGREPVIRFKMPEKVYTFNDLVRGEITFDSANVQDYVIVRANGQPLYTLTNPTDDAMMGITHVLRGEDLLSSTPRQIALYEAFAEIGIGGGFTPEFGHLPFVMGEGNRKLSKRDPESNLLDYKPKGFLPEALLNYMALLGWSIADDRDVFSIPEMVEAFEIGRVNPNPARFDIKKAEAINGSHIRLLAEDDVRDRLVPYFQDAGLISDPPTAEQLATLAAATPLVHERMGLLTEAVDMLRFLFIAEDDFAIDEADAAKNLDEKGLDVVRAAREALAELSDWSTPAIEEALRTSLIEGLELKPRLAFGPVRVAVTGSRISPPLFESLELLGQAPSLARLDAALA; from the coding sequence ATGACTAGGCCCGTAGTTGCACGTTTCTGCCCGTCACCGACCGGCAACCCGCACGTCGGTATGGCGCGTACGGCGCTGTTCTCGTGGGCGTTTGCGCGCCACAACCAGGGCAAGTTCGTCTTCCGCATCGAGGACACCGACACTTCGCGCGACAACGAGGAGTCCTACCAACTCCTGATCGACGTCATGCGTTGGCTCGGTCTCGACTGGGACGAGGGCCCGGAGGTCGGCGGCCCCAACGGCCCCTACCGCCAGTCCGAGCGCATGGACATCTACGCCGACGTCGCGAAGCAGCTGCTCGAGAGCGGTCACGCGTACAAGGCGTACGACACCGCCGAGGAGCTTGAGGAGCGCCGCAATGCAGCCCGCGCTGCTGGCAAGCCCAGCGGCTACGACGGACTCCACCGCGACCTGACGCCCGAGCAGCAGGCTGCGTACGAGGCTGAGGGCCGCGAGCCGGTCATCCGCTTCAAGATGCCCGAGAAGGTCTACACGTTCAACGACCTCGTACGCGGTGAGATCACGTTCGACTCCGCCAACGTGCAGGACTACGTGATCGTGCGTGCCAACGGCCAGCCGCTCTACACGCTGACCAACCCCACCGACGACGCGATGATGGGCATCACCCACGTGCTGCGCGGCGAGGATCTGCTGAGCTCGACCCCGCGCCAGATTGCCCTGTACGAGGCGTTCGCCGAGATCGGTATCGGCGGTGGGTTCACGCCCGAGTTCGGTCACCTGCCGTTCGTCATGGGCGAGGGCAACCGCAAGCTGTCGAAGCGTGATCCCGAGTCCAACCTGCTCGACTACAAGCCCAAGGGCTTCCTGCCCGAAGCGCTGCTCAATTACATGGCGCTGCTCGGCTGGTCGATCGCCGACGACCGTGACGTGTTCTCGATCCCGGAGATGGTGGAGGCGTTCGAGATTGGTCGGGTCAACCCCAACCCCGCGCGCTTCGACATCAAGAAGGCTGAAGCGATCAACGGATCGCACATCCGCCTGCTCGCCGAGGACGACGTTCGCGATCGCCTGGTGCCGTACTTCCAGGACGCCGGTCTAATCTCCGATCCGCCGACCGCAGAGCAGCTCGCCACACTGGCGGCCGCAACGCCGCTGGTGCACGAGCGCATGGGGCTGCTGACCGAAGCGGTCGACATGCTGCGCTTCCTGTTCATCGCCGAAGACGACTTCGCGATCGACGAGGCGGACGCCGCCAAGAACCTCGACGAGAAGGGTCTCGACGTCGTACGAGCCGCTCGTGAAGCCCTTGCGGAACTGTCTGATTGGTCGACGCCGGCGATCGAGGAGGCGCTTCGTACGAGCCTGATCGAAGGTCTTGAGCTCAAGCCGAGACTGGCATTCGGACCCGTACGCGTTGCGGTTACAGGCAGTCGTATCTCGCCGCCGCTGTTCGAGTCGCTGGAGCTGCTCGGCCAGGCGCCTTCACTGGCCAGATTGGACGCCGCGCTGGCCTAA
- a CDS encoding MlaD family protein, with product MKPILIKFVAFAVAALIALVVLANTMDNQVAGSSHEYSADFSNVSGLRVGDDVRAAGVRVGRVESINLRGGDTARVKFTLSDEQGLFDTTGIVIRYQNLLGQRYLSLTPGEEKGKRLVGDSIVPESRTSPGFDLTALLNGFEPLFATLEPEQINRLSESIMAVMQGQGGTIESLLSETAELTNHLADKDEVLGRVLDNLTPVLKNVSGQDEQLDSTIESLQTLMTRLASERKTIGDTIDGVTELSAVTADLATDVRPSFDKDVASLRQTAKLFVDNTEALIRAFKTLPKTTEAFARPMSSGTWLDIYICNIETVIRGASVPLGPDGPYSAVCSR from the coding sequence ATGAAGCCGATCCTCATCAAGTTCGTTGCGTTCGCCGTGGCCGCGCTGATCGCCTTGGTCGTTCTTGCCAACACGATGGACAACCAGGTCGCTGGCTCGTCGCACGAGTACTCGGCCGACTTCAGCAACGTCAGCGGGCTTCGCGTCGGTGACGATGTGCGTGCCGCCGGCGTACGAGTGGGTCGAGTTGAGTCGATCAACCTGCGCGGGGGAGACACCGCGCGCGTGAAGTTCACGCTGTCGGACGAGCAGGGTCTGTTCGACACGACGGGCATCGTGATCCGCTATCAAAACCTGCTCGGCCAGCGCTATCTCTCGCTGACCCCGGGCGAAGAGAAGGGCAAGCGGCTAGTCGGCGACAGCATCGTGCCGGAGTCGCGAACGAGCCCTGGCTTCGATCTGACGGCGCTGCTGAATGGCTTCGAACCGCTCTTCGCAACCCTCGAGCCCGAGCAGATCAACCGCCTGTCCGAATCGATCATGGCCGTCATGCAGGGACAGGGTGGAACGATCGAGTCGCTGCTGTCCGAGACCGCCGAGCTCACCAACCACCTTGCGGACAAGGACGAGGTGCTGGGGAGAGTCCTCGACAACTTGACCCCGGTCCTGAAGAACGTGAGCGGGCAGGACGAGCAGCTCGATTCGACGATTGAGTCGTTGCAGACGCTGATGACTCGACTCGCCTCTGAGCGCAAGACCATTGGCGACACGATCGACGGCGTGACCGAGCTGTCCGCCGTGACCGCCGACCTGGCCACCGACGTACGCCCGTCGTTCGACAAGGACGTGGCATCACTGCGACAGACCGCGAAACTGTTCGTCGACAACACCGAAGCCCTCATCAGAGCGTTCAAGACACTTCCCAAGACGACCGAAGCGTTTGCGCGACCGATGTCGTCCGGCACCTGGCTCGACATCTACATCTGCAACATCGAGACGGTCATTCGCGGCGCCTCGGTGCCGCTCGGCCCCGATGGCCCCTACTCGGCGGTGTGCAGCCGATGA
- a CDS encoding MerR family transcriptional regulator: protein MKSNLRSIGETASRFGLETHVLRHWEAVGLLEPERDSADRRLYSDDDLVRIAVILRSKAAGMSLEQIAVLIADDHGPKRHAVLQEHLADLDRRMEDMQRSREMTVHAFECKAHDITACPHFRTMIADVLEGTRDWSLTH from the coding sequence ATGAAGTCAAATCTGCGCTCAATCGGCGAAACTGCCTCCCGTTTTGGGCTCGAAACCCACGTTCTTCGCCATTGGGAGGCCGTTGGGCTTCTCGAACCGGAACGTGACAGTGCGGACCGACGCCTCTACAGCGACGACGACCTCGTACGCATTGCGGTCATTCTGCGGAGCAAAGCTGCCGGTATGAGCCTCGAGCAGATCGCTGTGTTGATCGCGGACGACCACGGGCCGAAGCGGCATGCCGTACTTCAGGAGCATCTGGCCGACCTGGATCGGCGCATGGAGGACATGCAGCGCTCCCGGGAGATGACGGTGCACGCATTCGAGTGCAAAGCGCATGACATCACTGCATGCCCGCATTTTCGGACGATGATCGCCGACGTACTCGAAGGCACCCGCGACTGGTCGTTAACTCACTAA
- a CDS encoding MCE family protein: MKRLAILLMAVLTLGACGTSASDLPLPGSKLSGPSYEISAKIDDALNLAVGAPVKLNGVTVGRVKTVTAHDFTARITMDVRKSSPLHAGSTIRLRSTTPLGELFVDVTDKPKGALLADGGSIDADSASAAPTVEDTLASASMLINGGGLGQLQTIVREANEALGGREDTARDLLTSLNTATSSVNDSSAEIDATLDALADLSETLNRRNDTIDQALVDVAPAARVLSESTDDLTKLLQAVDQLSGTTTRVVRETRADLLTTFEELGPILDQLVSLKGEFGPGLDSLVTFAEAIDKGVPGNYLNVYLKFQGTLNLGLPNLPIVGDLGLPSIELGEGLLKKLPLPPSLQDMLDQSSSQQSGAGLFGLFGGAR; encoded by the coding sequence ATGAAGCGGCTCGCGATCCTGCTGATGGCCGTCCTGACGCTCGGGGCGTGCGGAACCTCGGCTTCTGACCTCCCGCTGCCCGGTTCGAAGCTGTCCGGGCCGAGCTACGAGATCTCCGCCAAGATCGACGACGCGCTCAACCTGGCTGTCGGTGCGCCCGTGAAGCTCAACGGAGTCACAGTCGGCCGCGTGAAGACGGTGACGGCGCACGACTTCACCGCCCGCATCACGATGGACGTACGCAAGTCGTCACCACTGCACGCCGGCTCGACGATCCGCCTTCGTTCGACGACGCCGTTGGGTGAGTTGTTCGTCGACGTCACCGACAAGCCGAAGGGCGCGCTGCTCGCCGACGGCGGATCGATCGACGCGGACAGTGCGTCGGCAGCTCCGACGGTCGAGGACACCCTGGCGTCAGCGTCGATGCTGATCAACGGGGGAGGCCTGGGCCAGCTCCAGACGATTGTGCGCGAAGCCAACGAGGCTCTCGGTGGACGCGAGGACACTGCCCGCGATCTGCTCACGTCGCTCAACACGGCCACGAGCAGCGTGAACGACAGCAGCGCGGAGATTGACGCCACGCTGGACGCTCTCGCCGACCTGTCGGAGACGCTCAACCGGCGCAACGACACGATCGACCAAGCGTTGGTCGACGTCGCACCCGCCGCGCGCGTACTGAGCGAAAGCACCGACGACCTGACCAAGCTGTTGCAGGCGGTCGACCAGCTCAGTGGCACCACCACCCGCGTCGTACGCGAGACCCGCGCCGACCTGCTGACCACCTTCGAGGAGCTCGGCCCCATCCTCGACCAGCTCGTATCGCTCAAGGGCGAGTTCGGGCCAGGGCTGGATTCGCTCGTGACGTTCGCTGAGGCGATCGACAAGGGTGTGCCGGGCAACTACCTCAACGTCTACCTGAAGTTCCAGGGCACGCTGAATCTCGGCCTCCCGAACCTGCCGATCGTGGGCGATCTCGGACTTCCGTCGATCGAGCTGGGTGAAGGCCTGCTCAAGAAGCTTCCGCTCCCGCCCTCGCTGCAGGACATGCTCGACCAGAGTTCGTCGCAGCAGTCCGGTGCTGGCTTGTTCGGCTTGTTTGGGGGTGCACGATGA
- a CDS encoding MlaD family protein: MIDATMIDPRIDNRGILLRYALVMSVVAALIGTGLLAWGKGMFSDEVRVSAQVDEIGGALAAGADVKVRGVIVGRISSIEARDGGVRLGLVIDGDAASEIPRDVSARILPASVFGTSFVDLAVPEKATATHLAAGQVIEQDRRESTLELQDSLDSTYRVMTAVRPADLSITLGAIADALDGRGEQLGATMETFNSFLQRLETHTPLLKEDLALLAQNLDTFAQVSPDLLAAVDSGLVTARTIVAKRAQLISIMAGGTALADDAERLLADQEKPFVETMRQSAIVVDAVFDKRTGIASGFRNFVSFASKGKGVFSAGPWMATDVIIKTGDDAPYTSADCPVFGPVRGDNCGGAASTSRRSQATAQDDAALLGQIRGLLSGLDANVPTDGGVGQLLIGPYVGEAS; the protein is encoded by the coding sequence GTGATCGACGCAACCATGATCGACCCGCGGATCGACAACCGCGGGATCTTGCTTCGCTATGCCCTCGTCATGTCAGTCGTCGCGGCACTCATCGGTACGGGACTGCTTGCGTGGGGCAAAGGCATGTTCAGCGACGAAGTACGCGTGTCGGCGCAGGTCGACGAGATCGGTGGTGCGCTGGCGGCAGGAGCGGACGTCAAGGTACGAGGCGTCATCGTTGGACGCATTTCGTCGATCGAAGCGCGTGACGGCGGCGTACGCCTCGGTCTCGTGATCGATGGCGACGCTGCCTCCGAGATCCCACGCGATGTGTCTGCTCGGATCTTGCCTGCCTCGGTGTTCGGCACCTCGTTCGTCGACCTCGCTGTCCCCGAGAAGGCCACCGCTACGCATCTCGCGGCAGGTCAAGTGATCGAGCAGGATCGACGAGAGTCGACTCTCGAGCTCCAGGACTCGCTCGACAGCACGTACCGCGTCATGACAGCCGTACGGCCGGCAGACCTGTCGATCACTCTCGGGGCGATCGCCGATGCGCTCGACGGCCGCGGAGAGCAGCTCGGCGCCACGATGGAGACCTTCAACTCCTTCCTGCAGCGACTAGAGACGCACACGCCGCTGCTCAAGGAAGATCTGGCGCTGCTGGCCCAGAACCTCGACACGTTCGCGCAGGTCTCACCTGACCTATTGGCGGCAGTCGACAGCGGGCTCGTCACCGCCCGAACGATCGTGGCGAAGCGAGCTCAGCTCATCTCAATCATGGCGGGAGGGACAGCCCTGGCCGACGATGCCGAGCGGCTGCTCGCGGATCAGGAGAAGCCGTTCGTCGAGACGATGCGTCAGTCAGCGATCGTCGTCGACGCGGTGTTCGACAAGCGGACGGGCATCGCTTCGGGCTTCCGCAACTTCGTATCGTTCGCTAGCAAGGGCAAGGGCGTGTTCTCGGCTGGCCCCTGGATGGCAACCGACGTCATCATCAAGACCGGTGACGATGCGCCCTACACATCGGCGGACTGCCCGGTCTTCGGCCCGGTACGCGGAGACAACTGCGGGGGAGCAGCCAGTACATCGCGACGGTCGCAAGCAACGGCTCAGGACGACGCGGCTCTGCTCGGCCAGATCCGTGGCCTGCTCTCCGGACTCGACGCCAACGTGCCAACCGACGGCGGCGTCGGACAGCTGCTGATCGGCCCCTACGTGGGTGAAGCGTCATGA